In Halarcobacter bivalviorum, a genomic segment contains:
- a CDS encoding sensor histidine kinase, with amino-acid sequence MSLTKLSISYKCVNSIGNSLNLKEMMEEFLRTFIKQTDAISGSFYVSRVANSCEELISLGKKNLFNIDSVKKRLYKKQIILEEVDTNISLLAYKLQKGCMIFLYSNRSDFNFITSILDSLKNKIEVNIESCINVENLKEQIEEATKENLKKEKQLFEQLKMSQMGELIGNIAHQWRQPLNIISTASSGMQIKKELDILTDEDFKEYTKSIIENANYLSSTIDEFRDYIKDSNKEKEIIVQERLKMATEMLKSSFSIENINIIEEYVEKERLHFKLVLGDLLQVLITIFNNAKEALETKKDLDYKWIKYSLKKTKYTILITIEDNAGGIDESIIDKIFNPYFTTKHQARGTGIGLYSAYGIIVNKLDGKLYVKNTQFGAKFYIELPLNINYII; translated from the coding sequence ATGTCATTAACAAAACTATCAATCTCCTATAAGTGTGTAAATTCAATAGGAAATAGCCTAAATTTAAAAGAGATGATGGAAGAGTTTTTAAGAACTTTTATTAAACAAACAGATGCAATAAGTGGCTCTTTTTATGTAAGTAGAGTTGCTAACTCCTGTGAAGAGTTAATATCTTTAGGAAAGAAAAATTTATTTAATATTGATTCTGTAAAAAAAAGACTTTATAAAAAGCAGATTATTTTAGAAGAAGTAGATACAAATATAAGTTTATTAGCCTACAAACTGCAAAAAGGTTGTATGATTTTTCTTTATTCAAATAGGAGTGATTTTAATTTTATTACTTCTATTTTAGATAGTTTAAAAAACAAAATAGAAGTAAATATTGAATCTTGTATAAATGTAGAAAATTTAAAAGAACAAATAGAAGAGGCTACAAAAGAGAATCTAAAAAAAGAGAAACAACTATTTGAACAACTAAAAATGTCTCAAATGGGAGAGTTAATAGGAAATATTGCCCATCAATGGAGACAACCTTTAAATATAATCTCAACTGCAAGTAGTGGAATGCAAATAAAAAAAGAGTTAGATATTCTTACAGATGAAGATTTCAAAGAATATACAAAAAGCATTATAGAAAATGCAAACTATCTTTCAAGCACAATTGATGAATTCAGAGATTATATAAAAGATAGTAATAAAGAAAAAGAGATAATAGTTCAAGAAAGACTAAAAATGGCAACTGAGATGTTAAAATCCTCTTTTAGTATAGAAAATATAAATATTATAGAAGAGTATGTAGAAAAAGAGAGATTACATTTTAAACTGGTATTGGGAGATTTATTACAAGTTTTAATTACTATTTTTAATAATGCAAAAGAGGCTTTAGAAACAAAAAAAGATCTAGATTATAAATGGATTAAATATAGTCTAAAAAAGACAAAATATACTATATTAATAACAATAGAAGATAATGCCGGTGGAATAGATGAAAGCATAATAGATAAAATCTTTAATCCCTATTTTACTACAAAACATCAAGCAAGAGGAACAGGTATAGGTCTTTACTCTGCCTATGGTATAATTGTAAACAAATTAGATGGAAAACTATATGTAAAAAATACTCAATTTGGAGCAAAATTTTATATAGAGTTACCATTAAATATAAATTATATTATATAA
- a CDS encoding NUDIX hydrolase: protein MLDPYNGITINKENFPDTKEEFELNLELLIDEVKTRRNLIWIYIDIKNSEYIPLATKKGFFFHSCDKDYILVVKRLKQNAIIPTAANHTLGVGAVVINEDNEILVIKEKISTVGYKLPGGHIDNAEMITNALAREVYEETGVKVEFESVISLGHFYPHQFHKSNLYVLCLAKPLTREINIYDTAEVIDAKWIDVNEYLADENVLTYSKAIVSAALSSKGFKIDNKPLSHIKKEMELFFPLEN, encoded by the coding sequence ATCTTAGACCCTTATAATGGGATAACAATCAATAAAGAAAATTTTCCAGATACAAAAGAAGAGTTTGAGTTAAATTTAGAACTTTTAATTGATGAAGTGAAAACAAGAAGAAATCTTATTTGGATATATATAGATATAAAAAATTCTGAATATATTCCCCTTGCAACAAAAAAAGGTTTTTTCTTTCACTCTTGTGATAAAGATTATATCTTAGTAGTAAAGAGATTAAAGCAAAATGCAATTATTCCAACAGCAGCAAATCATACTTTAGGAGTAGGAGCAGTTGTAATAAATGAAGATAATGAGATACTTGTAATAAAAGAGAAAATATCAACTGTAGGTTATAAACTACCAGGTGGGCATATAGACAATGCAGAGATGATAACAAATGCTCTTGCTAGGGAAGTATATGAAGAGACAGGAGTAAAAGTAGAGTTTGAATCAGTTATCTCTTTAGGACATTTTTATCCTCATCAATTCCATAAATCAAATCTTTATGTTTTATGTTTAGCAAAGCCTCTAACAAGAGAGATAAATATTTATGATACTGCTGAGGTAATTGATGCTAAATGGATAGATGTAAATGAGTATTTAGCTGATGAGAATGTACTTACTTATTCAAAAGCAATAGTAAGTGCTGCTTTAAGTTCAAAGGGTTTTAAAATAGATAATAAACCTCTTAGTCATATAAAAAAGGAAATGGAATTATTCTTTCCTTTAGAAAATTAA
- a CDS encoding RidA family protein: MKEIISTPDAPSAIGPYNQGTSFEKLVFLSGQIPLDPKTMELVGGDDVQAQTKQVMENLKAVLQAANSSFDNVLKTTCYLSDMDNFVAFNEVYAQYFQAETAPARATVAVKTLPKNVLVEVDVIAHKN, encoded by the coding sequence ATGAAAGAAATTATCTCAACACCTGATGCACCTTCTGCAATCGGACCATACAATCAAGGTACATCTTTTGAAAAACTTGTATTTTTATCAGGACAAATTCCTTTAGACCCAAAAACTATGGAATTAGTTGGAGGAGATGATGTTCAAGCTCAGACAAAACAAGTAATGGAAAATTTAAAAGCAGTATTGCAAGCAGCTAACTCATCTTTTGATAATGTTTTAAAAACAACTTGTTATTTATCTGATATGGATAACTTTGTAGCATTTAATGAAGTATATGCACAATATTTTCAAGCTGAAACAGCACCTGCAAGAGCTACTGTTGCAGTTAAAACACTACCTAAAAATGTATTAGTAGAAGTAGACGTAATAGCACATAAAAACTAG